One genomic window of Thermococcus indicus includes the following:
- a CDS encoding glutamate--tRNA ligase, whose translation MNVEELILKYALINAYTHKGKANVKAVIGKVLGENPELRPKAKEVIPLVNEIVEKVNGMGIEEQGAKLREIYPEFFEAKKEKKEEKKGLPPLPKAEKGKVVTRFAPNPDGAFHLGNARAAILSHEYARLYGGRFILRFDDTDPKVKRPEPKFYEWIREDLEWLGFKVDEVHIASDRLEIYYRYAEELIKGGKAYVCTCPPEKFRELRDKGIACPHREEPPEVQLERWRKMLNGEYKEGEAVVRIKTDLKHPNPAVRDWPALRIIDDADHPRVGDRYRVWPLYNFASAIDDHELGVTHIFRGQEHAENETRQRYLYDYFGWEYPQTVHHGRLSIEGVILSKSKTRKGIEEGKYLGWDDPRLGTIRALRRRGIRPEAIRELIIEVGLKRSDTTVSWDNLAAINRRIIEPIANRYFFVADPIPMWIEGYDEEFIAEIPLHPDHPERGVRRLKFVPGKPVYVSKDDMNLFKPGNFVRLKDLFNVEILEVSEEGIKARFHSVEYEIARENRWRMVHWVTEGKPCEVLVPAGDELVVRKGLLESDAELKVDDVVQFERFGFVRIDEVTPEKVVAIFAHR comes from the coding sequence ATGAACGTGGAGGAGCTCATACTGAAGTACGCGCTCATCAACGCTTACACCCACAAGGGAAAGGCGAACGTTAAGGCGGTTATAGGAAAGGTTCTCGGCGAGAACCCCGAGCTGAGACCGAAGGCCAAGGAAGTGATTCCCCTGGTAAATGAAATCGTGGAAAAGGTCAACGGCATGGGCATCGAGGAGCAGGGGGCCAAGCTCAGGGAGATTTATCCCGAGTTCTTTGAGGCAAAGAAGGAGAAGAAGGAAGAGAAGAAAGGCCTCCCGCCCCTGCCGAAGGCCGAGAAGGGGAAGGTAGTTACGCGCTTCGCCCCCAACCCGGACGGCGCGTTCCACCTCGGAAACGCGAGGGCCGCTATCTTGAGCCACGAGTACGCGAGGCTCTACGGCGGCAGGTTCATACTCCGCTTCGACGACACCGACCCGAAGGTCAAGAGGCCCGAGCCCAAGTTCTACGAGTGGATCAGGGAGGACCTCGAGTGGCTTGGCTTCAAGGTCGATGAAGTCCACATTGCCAGCGACAGGCTGGAGATATACTACAGGTACGCGGAGGAGCTCATAAAGGGCGGAAAGGCCTACGTCTGCACCTGCCCGCCGGAGAAGTTCCGCGAGCTTCGCGACAAGGGCATCGCCTGCCCGCACAGAGAGGAGCCGCCGGAGGTTCAGCTCGAGCGCTGGAGGAAGATGCTGAACGGCGAGTATAAGGAAGGCGAAGCCGTCGTCAGGATAAAGACCGACCTCAAGCACCCCAACCCCGCCGTCCGCGACTGGCCGGCTCTAAGGATAATCGATGATGCCGACCACCCGCGCGTCGGCGACAGGTACCGCGTCTGGCCGCTCTACAACTTCGCCTCCGCGATAGACGACCACGAGCTCGGCGTCACCCACATCTTCCGCGGACAGGAGCACGCGGAGAACGAGACGAGGCAGAGGTACCTCTACGACTACTTCGGCTGGGAATACCCGCAGACGGTTCACCACGGAAGGCTCAGCATCGAGGGGGTCATCCTCAGCAAGTCCAAAACCAGGAAAGGAATAGAGGAGGGCAAGTACCTCGGCTGGGACGACCCGAGGCTCGGCACCATAAGGGCCCTCAGGAGGCGCGGCATAAGGCCGGAAGCTATTAGAGAACTCATCATTGAAGTTGGTTTGAAGAGAAGCGACACCACCGTCAGCTGGGACAACCTCGCGGCGATAAACAGGAGGATAATCGAGCCGATAGCAAACCGCTACTTCTTCGTCGCTGACCCGATTCCGATGTGGATAGAGGGCTATGACGAGGAATTCATTGCCGAGATTCCGCTCCACCCGGACCACCCGGAGCGCGGTGTCAGGAGGCTTAAGTTCGTGCCAGGGAAGCCGGTATACGTCTCAAAGGACGACATGAATCTGTTCAAGCCGGGCAACTTCGTCCGCCTGAAGGACCTCTTCAACGTCGAAATCCTTGAGGTGAGCGAGGAGGGCATTAAAGCCAGGTTCCATAGTGTTGAGTACGAGATAGCGAGGGAGAACCGCTGGAGGATGGTGCACTGGGTCACAGAGGGGAAGCCCTGCGAGGTCCTTGTCCCCGCGGGGGACGAACTTGTTGTGAGGAAGGGCCTCCTGGAGAGCGATGCCGAGCTGAAGGTAGACGATGTCGTCCAGTTCGAACGCTTCGGATTTGTCAGAATAGATGAGGTAACACCCGAGAAGGTCGTGGCGATATTCGCCCACAGGTAA
- a CDS encoding sugar phosphate nucleotidyltransferase has product MKAVILAGGRGTRLLPLTVYRPKPMIPFFNRPLMEYAVQNLVKAGVDEIYVLVGYLKERIIDYFGDGSSWGVRMRYSNGDNIKLGTAGATKKVVKNMDETFFVVSSDVLTNLDLKALYEYHRRKKALATIALSRVEDPTQYGIAVINDDGRILRFKEKPKPEEAFSNLVNAGIYVFEPEAFDLVPKGKNFDFSRDLFPRMLENDLALYGFPFNEYWNDVGRPSSYLQATEDVFHGRLLLPGLRTEGLKGNLEYGGALVTGRRCVLRRPGIRGFAVLGDDVEIGRNVKIERSVIFSGAVIEDGAEIREAIIGENVRIGKGVVIQPGSVIGDNTLIEDFSKIGSNVKIWVESRIGKESIILPD; this is encoded by the coding sequence ATGAAAGCCGTGATTCTGGCCGGTGGCAGGGGCACGAGGTTGCTTCCACTAACGGTGTACCGGCCAAAGCCGATGATCCCGTTCTTCAACCGGCCGCTTATGGAGTACGCCGTTCAAAACCTGGTGAAGGCTGGCGTGGATGAGATATACGTCCTGGTCGGGTACCTCAAAGAGCGCATAATTGACTACTTCGGGGACGGAAGCAGTTGGGGCGTCAGGATGCGGTATTCCAACGGCGACAACATCAAGCTTGGAACAGCAGGAGCCACTAAGAAGGTGGTAAAGAACATGGACGAAACGTTTTTCGTCGTCTCCAGCGACGTGCTGACGAACCTTGACCTGAAGGCGCTCTACGAATACCACCGCAGGAAAAAGGCCCTCGCCACTATCGCCCTGTCAAGGGTCGAGGATCCCACCCAGTACGGCATAGCGGTGATCAACGACGATGGCAGGATACTTCGCTTCAAGGAGAAGCCTAAGCCGGAAGAAGCGTTCAGCAACCTCGTCAACGCCGGCATCTACGTCTTCGAGCCGGAAGCCTTTGATCTCGTCCCCAAGGGCAAGAACTTCGATTTTTCCAGGGACCTATTTCCCCGGATGCTGGAGAACGATCTCGCCCTGTACGGTTTCCCGTTCAATGAATACTGGAACGACGTGGGCAGACCCTCCAGCTACCTTCAGGCAACGGAAGACGTCTTCCATGGGCGGCTCCTGCTGCCCGGGCTGCGGACGGAGGGCCTCAAGGGGAACCTCGAATACGGCGGGGCACTCGTCACGGGAAGGCGGTGCGTGCTGAGGCGGCCCGGGATAAGGGGGTTCGCGGTGCTTGGAGACGACGTTGAAATTGGCAGAAACGTTAAAATAGAGCGTTCGGTGATATTTTCAGGTGCCGTCATAGAGGATGGTGCCGAGATTCGGGAGGCCATAATAGGCGAAAACGTCCGCATTGGGAAGGGCGTTGTGATACAGCCCGGAAGCGTAATCGGCGACAACACGCTCATCGAAGACTTCAGCAAGATCGGCTCCAACGTCAAGATCTGGGTGGAGTCCCGGATTGGAAAGGAGAGTATAATACTGCCCGATTGA
- the malP gene encoding maltodextrin phosphorylase encodes MAELDTCTCDTIREKLPHPLKGLADLAYNYWWSWNRRATKLWERIDPELWREHKNPVKLLLDTPEERFKELLRDDDFMNLYELVMDQFEAYMNPESTWFSTNYPKWDKPIVYLCMEYGISRSLPIYSGGLGILAGDHVKTASDLGLPFIAVGLLYKHGYFRQEIGEDGRQREIFPEYRPEEMPITPVLGKDGKPLLVEVPIGDGIVYARAFEVSVGRVRIYLLDTDVPENSEDNRKICDYLYNAEMDKRIKQEILLGIGGMRLLKALGIEPGVVHLNEGHPAFANLQRMAWYMGEGLTFTEALSIVRGTTVFTTHTPVPAGHDRFPIEEVRKRLAKFLEGREELLELGREGDQLNMTLLAIRTSSYVNGVSQLHAEVSKRMWKDLWPDVPIDEIPIEGITNGIHTMTWVHNEMRKLFDRYIGKVWREHTNLEGIWYAVEMIPDEELWEAHLEAKRQFLALLRRKVMQRNGRLGTDDPLPNIDENALIIGFARRFATYKRATLLFTDLERLRKLLNDPQRPVYLVFGGKAHPRDEAGKEFLKRVYEVSQMPEFRGKIFVMENYDMGSARLMVAGVDVWLNNPRRPMEASGTSGMKAGLNGVLNASIYDGWWVEGYNGKNGWVIGEESTEPETEADDPKDAQALYELLEREIIPTYYENRGRWIYMMKESIKSIAPRFSTHRMVKEYMDRFYSKAMSNHIWLTRDGYRGARDIAAWKDRVTASWGEVRLGEPRIHENGTRLEVEVVLDGLKPEDVRVELYYGVRAEGYNVERAHIIELRHPRKLEGGRWLYTYEGNALRHLGDPCWHYALRVYPHHEKLPHRFLLGLVKWKNLDS; translated from the coding sequence ATGGCAGAGCTCGATACGTGCACGTGTGATACAATCAGGGAAAAGCTTCCCCATCCGCTCAAGGGTCTGGCCGACCTGGCCTACAACTACTGGTGGAGCTGGAACAGGCGCGCCACCAAGCTCTGGGAGCGCATAGACCCGGAACTCTGGCGCGAGCACAAGAACCCCGTTAAGCTCCTGCTGGACACACCTGAAGAGCGCTTCAAAGAGCTCCTCCGCGACGATGATTTCATGAACCTCTACGAGCTGGTGATGGACCAGTTCGAGGCTTATATGAATCCCGAGAGCACCTGGTTCTCGACCAACTATCCCAAGTGGGACAAACCGATAGTATACCTCTGCATGGAGTACGGAATAAGCAGGAGCCTGCCGATTTACTCCGGTGGCCTGGGAATCCTCGCCGGAGACCACGTGAAGACCGCGAGCGACCTCGGGCTTCCGTTCATAGCGGTCGGCCTCCTATACAAGCACGGCTACTTCAGGCAGGAAATAGGGGAGGACGGAAGGCAGAGGGAGATATTCCCGGAGTACCGGCCGGAAGAGATGCCGATTACCCCGGTTCTCGGCAAGGACGGAAAGCCCCTGCTAGTGGAGGTTCCGATTGGGGATGGCATCGTCTACGCCAGGGCCTTTGAGGTGAGCGTCGGCAGGGTCAGGATATACCTACTTGACACGGACGTGCCCGAGAACAGCGAAGACAACAGAAAGATATGCGACTATCTCTACAACGCGGAGATGGACAAGCGCATAAAGCAGGAGATACTCCTTGGAATCGGTGGGATGAGGCTGCTTAAAGCCCTGGGAATAGAGCCCGGTGTGGTTCACCTCAACGAGGGACACCCGGCCTTCGCGAACCTCCAGAGGATGGCCTGGTACATGGGGGAGGGCCTCACCTTCACCGAGGCGCTCAGCATAGTTAGGGGCACGACGGTTTTCACCACACACACCCCGGTGCCGGCCGGCCACGACAGGTTCCCGATAGAGGAAGTCAGGAAGAGGCTTGCAAAGTTCCTTGAGGGCAGGGAAGAACTGCTGGAGCTCGGCAGGGAGGGCGACCAGCTGAACATGACCCTGCTCGCGATAAGAACGTCGAGCTACGTCAACGGCGTGAGCCAGCTCCACGCGGAGGTCAGCAAGCGCATGTGGAAGGACCTCTGGCCGGACGTCCCGATAGACGAGATACCCATCGAGGGCATAACGAACGGAATCCACACCATGACGTGGGTTCACAACGAGATGAGGAAGCTCTTCGACAGGTATATAGGCAAGGTCTGGCGCGAGCACACGAACCTCGAGGGCATCTGGTACGCCGTTGAGATGATTCCCGACGAGGAGCTCTGGGAGGCGCACCTCGAAGCCAAGAGACAGTTCCTTGCCCTTCTGAGGAGGAAGGTCATGCAGAGGAACGGGCGCCTCGGTACTGACGACCCCCTCCCGAACATCGACGAGAACGCTCTCATAATTGGCTTCGCCAGGCGCTTTGCAACCTACAAGCGTGCCACGCTCCTCTTCACCGACCTGGAGCGGCTCAGGAAGCTCCTGAACGACCCCCAGCGGCCTGTATACCTAGTCTTCGGCGGTAAAGCTCACCCGCGTGACGAGGCCGGAAAGGAGTTTCTCAAGCGCGTTTACGAAGTCAGCCAGATGCCCGAGTTCCGGGGCAAGATATTCGTGATGGAGAACTACGATATGGGCAGCGCCAGGCTCATGGTCGCTGGCGTCGACGTCTGGCTCAACAACCCGCGCAGGCCGATGGAGGCGAGCGGAACGAGCGGCATGAAGGCCGGCCTTAACGGCGTCCTCAACGCGAGCATCTACGATGGCTGGTGGGTCGAGGGTTACAACGGAAAGAACGGCTGGGTGATCGGAGAGGAGAGCACGGAGCCTGAAACTGAGGCCGACGACCCCAAGGACGCCCAGGCCCTCTACGAGCTCCTGGAGAGGGAGATAATCCCGACGTACTACGAAAACCGCGGGCGCTGGATTTACATGATGAAGGAGAGCATCAAGAGCATCGCCCCGCGCTTCAGCACCCACCGCATGGTCAAGGAGTACATGGACAGGTTTTACTCCAAGGCCATGAGCAACCACATCTGGCTCACCCGCGATGGATACCGCGGTGCCAGGGACATTGCCGCGTGGAAGGACCGCGTCACCGCTTCATGGGGAGAGGTGAGGCTCGGCGAGCCCAGGATTCACGAAAACGGGACCCGTCTGGAGGTGGAGGTCGTCCTCGACGGATTGAAGCCGGAAGACGTCCGCGTGGAGCTCTACTATGGTGTCAGGGCGGAGGGTTACAACGTCGAGAGGGCCCACATAATAGAGCTCAGGCATCCGAGGAAGCTCGAAGGCGGCAGGTGGCTCTACACCTATGAGGGCAACGCCCTCAGGCATCTGGGCGACCCCTGCTGGCACTACGCACTCCGCGTTTATCCGCACCACGAGAAGCTGCCCCATAGGTTCCTCCTCGGTCTGGTGAAGTGGAAGAACCTCGACTCCTGA
- a CDS encoding phosphohexomutase domain-containing protein yields the protein MEVYYSPRFNPEELALLGRAIGTISHGTIIVGRDGRAISRYGKRAMVVGIVSTGSTIMDVRLIPLIALKDFAMRKGLPLAYVYYYGGVRVYVSGIDGDEIGAILESRSFIEAHPNDIGATVYYPNALDDFLHEVFKHYNFHIEGKALVDAMNTPAVLFFPRMSDHFGFEIELINDMMTSYLPPKPKEVFLHKLGKGDYDFGLRFRPEGVVEFYRDGEELEFGSIWKLLDHMKKNL from the coding sequence GTGGAGGTGTACTATTCCCCCAGGTTCAACCCTGAGGAGCTCGCCCTTCTCGGAAGGGCAATAGGAACGATATCCCACGGCACGATAATAGTCGGAAGGGACGGAAGGGCCATCTCAAGGTACGGGAAGCGCGCCATGGTGGTCGGAATCGTCAGCACCGGCTCAACCATCATGGACGTCAGACTCATTCCCCTCATAGCCCTCAAGGACTTCGCCATGAGGAAGGGCCTGCCCCTGGCCTACGTGTACTACTACGGCGGCGTCCGCGTTTACGTCAGCGGCATCGATGGCGACGAGATAGGGGCCATACTGGAGAGCAGGAGCTTCATAGAGGCCCATCCCAACGACATCGGGGCGACGGTCTATTATCCCAACGCCCTCGACGACTTCCTCCACGAGGTCTTCAAGCACTACAACTTCCACATCGAGGGAAAGGCCCTCGTCGATGCCATGAACACCCCCGCGGTGCTCTTCTTCCCGCGCATGAGCGACCACTTCGGCTTCGAGATTGAGCTGATCAACGATATGATGACCAGCTATCTTCCCCCGAAGCCCAAGGAGGTCTTCCTCCACAAGCTCGGGAAGGGTGACTACGACTTCGGACTGCGCTTCAGGCCCGAGGGGGTTGTCGAGTTCTACAGGGACGGGGAGGAGCTGGAGTTCGGCAGCATATGGAAGCTGCTCGACCACATGAAAAAGAACCTTTGA
- a CDS encoding sodium-dependent transporter, producing the protein MDEVKKWTLYLTFLVAGFATGIGSIGLFPQFWLQYGITGMAVYVVFLAVLTYVAILEAETVMKSGYYFVELYNKVSRRPAMILSIFAVVAMFLSYYTANTMLTVLSPVLGTETVARLIAKILMFAIIFLILTRAKEKTFTIMALGSIIFVVAVAVTAVAFKTQIPENAAFLGMAKHMMVAKHGISLAMIKAAAERAIYGVGLGMAFYLMLGSFINERFNAKVIIGTGIFIQLLIGVLSTVTVVYAIAPTTPDRLLQYVYGGEEGAIQMMGDLSTILADYPTLLALIGLSAFFAGVTSLLPTAEVGLQIIESMMGIGRNRAATYLIGVSLLIGIFDSPPSIADMILKAVVVATFFTAIYELYPVVSSERRLSMPAMAVVAVGALVFVVGGLYAFLGVFRAGGLYVVSGVLAAILLLFGLFGDRLVAQKTAA; encoded by the coding sequence ATGGATGAGGTGAAGAAGTGGACCCTGTACCTTACGTTCCTGGTTGCGGGATTCGCCACTGGAATCGGCAGCATAGGTCTGTTCCCCCAGTTCTGGCTCCAGTACGGCATTACCGGAATGGCCGTGTACGTTGTCTTCCTGGCTGTGCTGACGTACGTGGCAATACTCGAGGCAGAGACGGTCATGAAGTCCGGCTACTACTTCGTTGAGCTTTACAACAAGGTATCCAGGCGGCCGGCGATGATTCTGTCCATATTCGCCGTCGTTGCGATGTTTCTCTCCTACTACACGGCCAATACAATGCTGACGGTGCTCTCGCCTGTTCTCGGCACGGAAACCGTTGCAAGGCTGATAGCAAAGATACTGATGTTCGCCATAATCTTCCTGATACTCACAAGGGCCAAGGAGAAGACGTTCACCATCATGGCCCTTGGTTCGATAATCTTCGTCGTCGCGGTGGCCGTGACCGCCGTTGCCTTCAAGACCCAGATACCGGAGAACGCCGCGTTCCTGGGAATGGCCAAGCATATGATGGTCGCAAAGCACGGAATAAGCCTGGCCATGATAAAGGCTGCCGCCGAAAGGGCCATCTACGGTGTCGGCCTGGGAATGGCCTTCTACCTCATGCTCGGCAGCTTCATAAACGAGCGCTTTAACGCCAAGGTCATCATTGGAACGGGTATATTCATCCAGCTCCTCATAGGCGTTCTCTCCACGGTAACCGTGGTTTACGCCATCGCCCCGACCACCCCGGACAGGCTCCTCCAGTACGTTTACGGCGGCGAAGAGGGCGCCATCCAGATGATGGGAGACCTCTCCACGATACTTGCGGACTACCCGACACTGCTGGCGCTTATCGGTCTCTCAGCGTTCTTCGCCGGTGTGACCAGCCTGCTCCCAACCGCGGAGGTTGGCCTTCAGATCATCGAGTCGATGATGGGCATCGGAAGAAACAGGGCCGCGACTTACCTCATAGGGGTCTCCCTCCTGATAGGCATCTTTGACTCCCCACCCTCGATAGCCGATATGATCCTCAAGGCGGTTGTCGTTGCCACGTTCTTTACTGCGATATACGAGCTCTACCCGGTGGTTTCGTCCGAAAGGAGGCTCTCAATGCCGGCAATGGCTGTGGTTGCAGTGGGCGCTCTCGTGTTCGTGGTTGGGGGTCTCTACGCCTTCTTAGGAGTGTTCAGAGCCGGCGGGCTCTACGTAGTCTCGGGTGTCCTGGCGGCCATCCTGCTGCTCTTCGGACTCTTTGGAGACAGGCTGGTCGCCCAGAAAACGGCCGCATGA
- the tmk gene encoding dTMP kinase codes for MFIVIEGIDGAGKSTQTKLLAEWFEEKGHEVVLTKEPTDTAFGKLIRKLVLTGGKEGIIDGARISHEAEALLFAADRAEHVSKLIKPSIEAGKIVISDRYFYSSLAYQWARGLDLEWLIDLNRFAVRPDLVILLDLPVKESMKRINGRSIKTEFDKIVELQKKVRENYLKLAERFPEIRIVNALASVEDIHNDIVALVEHELFKK; via the coding sequence ATGTTCATTGTTATCGAAGGCATCGATGGTGCGGGAAAATCAACTCAGACAAAACTTCTGGCGGAGTGGTTTGAGGAGAAGGGCCACGAGGTCGTTCTCACAAAGGAGCCGACCGACACTGCTTTCGGGAAGCTCATCAGGAAGCTCGTGCTCACCGGCGGAAAGGAGGGCATCATAGACGGGGCGAGGATAAGCCACGAAGCGGAAGCGCTCCTGTTTGCCGCCGACAGGGCAGAGCACGTCAGCAAGCTGATAAAACCCTCAATAGAGGCGGGTAAAATCGTCATATCCGACCGCTACTTCTACTCGTCCCTCGCGTACCAGTGGGCGAGAGGGCTCGACCTTGAGTGGCTCATTGACCTCAACAGATTCGCCGTGAGGCCCGACCTCGTGATACTCCTCGATCTGCCCGTTAAGGAGAGCATGAAGCGCATAAACGGGCGGAGCATAAAGACAGAGTTTGACAAGATAGTCGAGCTCCAGAAGAAGGTGCGCGAGAACTACCTCAAGCTTGCCGAGCGCTTCCCCGAGATAAGGATAGTCAACGCCCTGGCGAGCGTTGAGGACATCCACAACGACATAGTCGCGCTCGTGGAGCACGAGCTCTTCAAGAAGTGA
- a CDS encoding phosphoenolpyruvate carboxykinase (GTP): protein MNALEKLEKLLDGEQFEKIKALNNPELHEFLAEWIEWLEPDKVFVCTDSPEDEAYVKWKALYYGEEKMLETPNHTVHYDNYYDQARDKANTKLLVPGGKEIPFLNTKDRDEGLKEIRELMKGVMRGKELFVCFFALGPRNSVFTIPAVQLTDSAYVAHSEFILYRKGYEEFRRLGMGAKFFKFVHSAGELDERKTSKNLGERRIYIDLLDETVYSVNTQYGGNTIGLKKLAFRLTIQRAVREGWLSEHMFLMRVNGPNGRKTYFTGAYPSMCGKTSTAMISWENIVGDDLSFIVPVNGVARGANVEKGVFGIIQGVNPEDDPIIWEILHSPVEIIFSNVLVKDGKPYWNEMGIEIPDEGENHSGKWWRGKKDAEGNEIPPSHKNARFTVSLEHFPNVDLEALENPCGVEVGGMIFGGRDKDTWPPVREAFSWEHGVITMGASLESETTAATLGKEGVRAFNPMAILDFMSVPLGDYIRNYLEFGEKLSKAPKIFAVNYFLRDENGNWLNHKLDKGVWLKWMELRVHGDVGAIETPIGYIPKYEDLKRLFKEVLDKEYTREAYEKQFTIRVPELLAKIERIEKIYREKVGEVPEELFQVLEEERKRLLEARERYGDYISPFALEGE from the coding sequence ATGAACGCCCTTGAGAAGCTTGAAAAGCTCCTCGATGGAGAGCAGTTTGAGAAAATCAAGGCCCTGAACAACCCGGAACTCCACGAGTTTTTGGCGGAGTGGATTGAGTGGCTCGAACCTGATAAGGTCTTCGTCTGCACGGACAGCCCCGAGGACGAGGCCTACGTCAAATGGAAGGCCCTCTACTACGGCGAGGAAAAGATGCTCGAGACTCCAAACCACACGGTTCACTACGATAATTACTACGACCAGGCCCGCGACAAGGCCAACACGAAGCTGCTCGTCCCCGGTGGCAAGGAGATTCCATTCCTCAACACCAAGGACAGGGACGAGGGTTTGAAGGAGATACGCGAACTCATGAAGGGAGTTATGAGGGGCAAGGAGCTCTTCGTCTGCTTCTTTGCCCTCGGGCCCAGGAACTCGGTCTTCACGATCCCTGCCGTTCAGCTCACCGATTCAGCCTACGTCGCCCACTCGGAGTTCATCCTCTACAGGAAGGGCTACGAGGAGTTCAGGCGCCTTGGGATGGGGGCGAAGTTCTTCAAGTTCGTCCACTCGGCCGGCGAGCTCGACGAGAGAAAGACGAGCAAGAACCTCGGGGAGAGGAGGATTTACATCGATCTTCTCGACGAGACCGTTTATTCAGTCAACACCCAGTACGGAGGAAACACCATCGGCCTTAAGAAGCTTGCCTTCAGGCTCACCATCCAGCGCGCGGTCAGGGAGGGCTGGCTCAGCGAGCACATGTTCCTGATGAGGGTAAACGGCCCGAACGGAAGGAAGACCTACTTCACCGGCGCCTACCCGAGCATGTGCGGAAAGACATCCACCGCCATGATAAGCTGGGAGAACATCGTGGGGGATGACCTCAGCTTTATAGTACCCGTCAACGGCGTCGCCAGGGGGGCCAACGTTGAGAAGGGTGTCTTCGGCATCATCCAGGGCGTCAATCCCGAGGACGACCCTATAATCTGGGAGATACTGCATTCACCGGTCGAGATAATCTTCTCCAACGTGCTCGTCAAGGACGGCAAGCCCTACTGGAACGAGATGGGCATAGAGATTCCCGACGAAGGTGAGAACCACAGCGGAAAGTGGTGGCGCGGAAAGAAGGACGCGGAAGGAAACGAGATACCACCGAGCCACAAGAACGCGCGCTTCACGGTCAGCCTTGAGCACTTCCCGAACGTTGACCTGGAAGCCCTTGAGAACCCGTGCGGCGTTGAGGTCGGTGGAATGATATTCGGCGGCCGCGACAAGGACACCTGGCCGCCGGTCAGGGAGGCCTTCAGCTGGGAGCACGGAGTGATAACGATGGGGGCTTCGCTTGAGAGCGAGACCACCGCGGCAACGCTCGGCAAGGAGGGAGTGAGGGCCTTCAACCCGATGGCCATACTCGACTTCATGAGCGTCCCTCTCGGCGACTACATCAGGAACTACCTGGAGTTCGGAGAAAAACTGAGTAAGGCCCCGAAGATATTCGCCGTGAACTACTTCCTCCGCGATGAAAACGGGAACTGGCTCAACCACAAGCTCGACAAGGGCGTCTGGCTCAAGTGGATGGAGCTGAGGGTTCACGGGGACGTCGGGGCGATAGAGACCCCCATAGGCTACATACCGAAGTACGAGGACTTAAAGAGGCTCTTCAAGGAGGTCCTGGACAAGGAGTACACCAGGGAGGCCTACGAGAAACAGTTCACCATCCGTGTTCCGGAACTGCTCGCCAAGATAGAGCGCATAGAAAAAATCTACCGCGAGAAGGTTGGGGAAGTCCCGGAGGAGCTCTTCCAGGTTCTCGAGGAGGAAAGGAAGAGGCTTCTGGAGGCCAGGGAAAGGTACGGGGACTACATCAGTCCCTTTGCCCTTGAGGGGGAGTGA